In Nanohaloarchaea archaeon SW_7_43_1, a single window of DNA contains:
- the albA gene encoding DNA-binding protein Alba produces the protein MPEEDDNTVYVGSKPAMSYVLAVVTQFNEGHETVHVKARGKAISRAVDVAEMVTSKFEETAEVDDISIDTDKIETDEGDELNVSSIQINLTQDQE, from the coding sequence ATGCCAGAAGAAGATGACAACACAGTATACGTCGGTTCAAAACCTGCTATGAGCTACGTTCTCGCTGTAGTAACACAGTTCAACGAAGGACACGAAACAGTACACGTCAAGGCGAGAGGGAAAGCAATTTCGAGAGCAGTAGACGTTGCAGAAATGGTAACGAGTAAGTTTGAGGAGACAGCAGAAGTTGATGATATATCAATTGATACAGACAAGATTGAAACAGATGAAGGAGACGAACTTAACGTATCATCAATCCAGATCAATCTTACACAAGATCAAGAGTAA
- a CDS encoding antitoxin has translation MFMVTKTITIKEEAYERLKKLKDGKSFSEVIMDITEDDEIDLMKSFGVLSSEEAQKAKEEIKEFRENIDEDADEALRI, from the coding sequence ATGTTTATGGTCACTAAAACTATCACGATTAAAGAGGAAGCCTATGAAAGGTTGAAAAAACTGAAAGATGGAAAGAGTTTTTCTGAAGTCATTATGGATATTACAGAAGATGATGAGATTGACCTAATGAAGAGTTTTGGAGTCCTTTCTAGTGAGGAGGCTCAAAAAGCAAAAGAAGAGATCAAGGAATTTAGAGAAAATATTGACGAGGATGCGGATGAAGCACTACGCATTTGA
- a CDS encoding DUF357 domain-containing protein: protein MTRILANWKAMMGLNTSWFKVDETQEKLESETEKWLEKLNSRLEERDRSIDQMENVIAYRDDTEHFLEEEDFIRAWESVIYAWGILETLERLGKFEE from the coding sequence ATGACCAGGATTTTAGCAAACTGGAAGGCTATGATGGGTTTGAATACGAGCTGGTTCAAAGTGGATGAGACGCAGGAAAAACTGGAATCTGAAACCGAAAAATGGCTTGAAAAGTTGAATTCCCGATTAGAGGAAAGAGACAGATCTATTGACCAGATGGAAAATGTTATTGCCTACAGAGATGATACAGAGCATTTTTTGGAGGAAGAAGATTTTATCCGGGCCTGGGAATCAGTTATCTATGCCTGGGGAATACTGGAAACGCTTGAAAGGCTCGGTAAATTTGAGGAATAG
- a CDS encoding class I SAM-dependent methyltransferase family protein, which translates to MKQEKLESKARELFKRQDFNLKETENGFNAQKEAEELSLKVFSSEKYTESEAVKLSEDRDKVFIDPGLSDIQNKVENDVSVLEKETERPEFETPSYEMIGDIAVVNDLAGVDRKEAVEGILNHQSVKTVLLKKGGLEGEFRVGNYNKLYGEETETIHTEFGCDYHVDPTKVYFSERFSTERKRVVDQIEDGEKVLVMFAGAGPFSVLAAKEADLEKIVAIEKNPHGADYLEENILINNVEDTVEGIEGDVSEVLPGLEEKFDRVIMPLPGSADEFLGLASKNTEYNGIIHYYRFLEDNKWEELENEISENIGNYEITDKVECGERGPSVKRVCIEIKKK; encoded by the coding sequence ATGAAACAGGAAAAACTAGAATCAAAAGCCAGAGAGCTATTCAAGAGACAGGATTTCAACCTTAAGGAAACTGAGAACGGGTTTAATGCACAAAAGGAGGCCGAAGAACTTTCACTGAAAGTTTTCTCATCAGAGAAATATACGGAAAGTGAAGCAGTTAAACTTTCTGAGGATAGAGACAAAGTATTCATTGACCCCGGTCTATCTGATATTCAAAATAAAGTGGAGAACGATGTTTCAGTTCTGGAGAAAGAAACAGAGAGGCCCGAATTTGAAACTCCTTCCTACGAAATGATCGGTGACATAGCGGTGGTCAACGATCTGGCTGGAGTAGACAGAAAAGAGGCGGTAGAAGGTATTCTAAATCATCAGAGCGTGAAAACTGTATTGCTGAAAAAAGGCGGTTTGGAAGGAGAGTTCAGGGTTGGGAACTATAATAAACTATATGGGGAGGAAACTGAAACTATTCATACAGAGTTCGGCTGTGATTACCATGTCGATCCCACCAAAGTATATTTTTCAGAAAGATTCTCTACAGAGAGAAAAAGAGTGGTTGATCAGATAGAGGATGGAGAGAAAGTTCTAGTTATGTTTGCTGGGGCCGGGCCCTTTAGCGTACTAGCAGCTAAAGAAGCTGATCTAGAAAAAATTGTGGCGATTGAAAAGAACCCTCATGGAGCCGACTACCTTGAAGAGAACATTCTAATCAACAATGTGGAAGATACAGTGGAAGGTATCGAAGGTGATGTAAGTGAGGTTTTGCCGGGGCTAGAGGAGAAGTTTGATCGCGTAATAATGCCTCTACCAGGGTCAGCAGATGAATTCCTAGGACTCGCTTCCAAGAATACTGAATATAACGGCATTATACATTATTACCGGTTCCTGGAAGACAATAAATGGGAAGAACTTGAGAACGAAATATCCGAGAATATCGGTAACTATGAAATAACAGATAAAGTGGAGTGCGGTGAACGAGGTCCTTCAGTAAAACGTGTCTGTATAGAAATAAAGAAGAAATGA
- the dph5 gene encoding diphthine synthase — translation MLYMIGLGLDNGEITQKGLEALKEVDRAFAEFYTNTENISLEKLEDKTGKEIEKLTREEVERNDKVLESAENQDTAFLVSGGPLTATTHYDIKHRAEEKGIDVEVIHAPSIFVSVAETGLSVYKFGRTVTLPDDSAPESVTEYISKNDEIGLHSLILLDIDYPADKAVQKLIEMDESLSNREAVVIERANHDDQRITVLDLEEAAEKEFGSTPHSIILTGNKSHKEDEFLDSFK, via the coding sequence ATGCTTTACATGATTGGACTTGGCCTAGATAATGGAGAGATTACACAGAAAGGTTTAGAGGCTCTGAAAGAGGTTGACAGGGCCTTTGCGGAGTTCTATACTAATACTGAAAATATCAGTTTGGAGAAACTGGAGGACAAAACTGGAAAGGAAATAGAAAAATTAACCAGGGAAGAAGTTGAGAGAAATGACAAAGTACTTGAATCTGCAGAGAATCAGGATACGGCATTTCTCGTCTCTGGGGGTCCTCTGACGGCTACAACACACTATGATATCAAGCATCGAGCCGAGGAGAAAGGGATCGATGTTGAAGTGATTCATGCACCTTCGATATTTGTATCTGTAGCTGAAACAGGTTTAAGTGTCTATAAGTTCGGGAGAACTGTTACGCTGCCAGATGATTCAGCTCCGGAATCTGTTACAGAGTATATCAGCAAGAATGATGAAATCGGCTTACACAGTTTAATTCTCCTAGATATAGATTACCCTGCTGATAAGGCTGTGCAGAAACTCATTGAGATGGACGAAAGCCTATCTAATAGAGAGGCAGTCGTAATTGAGAGAGCCAACCATGATGATCAGCGGATAACTGTTTTGGATTTAGAAGAGGCCGCCGAGAAGGAGTTTGGATCTACCCCGCATTCGATTATTCTGACTGGGAATAAATCTCATAAGGAAGACGAATTTCTCGATAGTTTTAAGTAA